TTCGGAAAGAGGACATGAGTGCAGAAGAACGTGCTTACGTTGGGAGGGTCCAAGTGTGGATGTTGTGGAAGTTTCAGCAGCGACAGCCTGGCTTGTCTAACATGTAGGACAAGTGTTCACAAAGTATCACTATCCATATCTTCATTACGTCTTTCCAATTCTGGAGCTTAATTATTGTTTCTAGAACCTCctttgaatatcttctttagTGGAAAACCAATGGACCAATCTGTGTACCTGTCCCCACAGGAAGCGCTTTGACAGGGCGGAAGCGGAGTACGTGACGGCAAAGCTGGAGCTACAGCGCAAGACTGAGATCAAAGAGCAACTCACTGAACACCTCTGTACCATCATACAGCAAAATGAGCTCCGCAAGGCCAAGAAGTTGGAAGAGTTGATGCAACAACTGGATGTACAAGCTGATGAGGAGACCCTGGAGCTtgaggtggaggtggagagatTGCTGCGCGAACAAGAAGCCGAAGCAGGGAGACAGATGGTTCATCTGGAGAGGCCACCTCAGCCTTCTGGGGAGAGTGTGACTTTAGGATTTGCCAAAGAGAGCAGAAATCATCGAGATGCAGCCGCCTCTCAAAAGGTAGATGAACGGTGTGAAAATTCCAGTAGCAATCCCCTTCTGAATGCAGACCAAAGTCAAGAAGTTAAAATTACCGTAAAGGACATTTCAGCCGCTCTGACCACATGAAGTGCCAGAGTTTGTACCTTGCGGCTGGTAAACGTCTGTTGTGGATTATGCCGTGAGCTCTGATAAAACGGTGTTAACTTTGAATCCGTGGTTAGTTTCAGTAGAACATGTTTGACATTCTGAACCCTCGCATTATGATTATTTGATATATAGGCACACGTTCACCTTGATCCAGGGCCAGGTCCTCCTGGTGCACTCTTAATACCAGGTGGAAACAAA
Above is a window of Neofelis nebulosa isolate mNeoNeb1 chromosome 15, mNeoNeb1.pri, whole genome shotgun sequence DNA encoding:
- the GORAB gene encoding RAB6-interacting golgin isoform X2 translates to MEEKNKRKKALLAKAIAERSKRTQAETLKLKRIQKELQALDDMVSADIGILRNRIDQASLEYSYARKRFDRAEAEYVTAKLELQRKTEIKEQLTEHLCTIIQQNELRKAKKLEELMQQLDVQADEETLELEVEVERLLREQEAEAGRQMVHLERPPQPSGESVTLGFAKESRNHRDAAASQKVDERCENSSSNPLLNADQSQEVKITVKDISAALTT